One genomic window of Acomys russatus chromosome 29, mAcoRus1.1, whole genome shotgun sequence includes the following:
- the Klf17 gene encoding Krueppel-like factor 17 produces the protein MAIESPDTLGVAVPFNENLPYSGPPGSVSPGVSVLGHSSALATPISVPLTAPASIGSLKHEIFFVPGTPSPGTHAMPPFTGQPVHSGHLGLPPARHQPLSALETQHSLVSLSNLQEEPSLSDQPTPAPQETESPSTSGGATRKRPYVCSYDNCGKTYTKRSHLVCHERTHTGEKPYVCEWESCTWSFFRSDELKRHKLTHTRDRPHICRECGRRFMRADHLKQHDRTHRRLPKPQADIEPTNGFPVSGQEL, from the exons ATGGCCATAGAGAGTCCAGATACTCTGGGAGTGGCTGTACCCTTCAATGAGAACTTGCCTTATAGTGGCCCGCCGGGCTCAGTTTCCCCCGGGGTCTCAGTGTTGGGCCACAGCAGTGCCCTGGCAACGCCTATTTCTGTACCCCTAACAGCACCTGCTTCCATAGGCTCTTTAAAACACGAAATATTTTTTGTCCCAGGCACGCCTTCTCCTGGGACCCATGCTATGCCCCCCTTTACGGGTCAGCCCGTGCACTCTGGCCACCTTGGGCTGCCCCCAGCTAGGCACCAACCATTGTCAGCTTTAGAAACCCAACACTCTCTTGTGAGCCTGTCAAACCTCCAGGAAGAACCTTCCCTAAGTGATCAGCCCACACCTGCTCCACAGGAGACTGAGAGCCCCAGTACCTCAGGAGGGGCAACCAGGAAACGGCCTTACGTCTGCTCATACGACAACTGTGGAAAAACTTATACCAAGCGCTCTCACCTCGTGTGTCatgaacgcacacacacag GTGAAAAGCCCTACGTGTGTGAATGGGAAAGCTGTACGTGGTCTTTCTTTCGCTCTGATGAGCTCAAACGACATAAACTGACCCACACCAGAGACCGGCCGCATATATGCCGGGAGTGTGGCCGACGGTTCATGAGAGCCGATCACCTCAAGCAGCACGACCGAACGCATAGGCGCCTCCCGAAGCCTCAAGCCGACATCGAGCCGACAAATGGTTTTCCTGTCTCGGGTCAGGAGCTTTAG